One Chordicoccus furentiruminis DNA window includes the following coding sequences:
- a CDS encoding ABC transporter permease has product MEMPKKNPLSLQIDLSKFEKATDEEKQQADVMSRSTTFFRDGMRKLMRNPLAVASIVVLALIIATIVVAPAVVPYSYSEIIRVDGKRDRGAKNLGPFEYSENEQKYMEKTGKKLFPHIMGTDSLSRDYFIRVVYGTRISLFVGVFAAILVLIIGVVYGSISGYAGGRVDLIMMRIVDVIYSLPDMLIIILLSVVLNETLTNSKNKLVQSLGSNMISIFIVFGLLYWVSMARLVRGEILTIKNNEYILAAKAVGASSGRIIRKHIIPNCVSVIIITTALQVPSAIFTESFLSFVGMGVKAPMPSLGSLANAARQGLQSYPMQLVFPAVTIILIVLAFNLLGDGLRDAFDPKLRR; this is encoded by the coding sequence ATGGAAATGCCAAAGAAGAACCCGCTGAGTCTTCAGATCGATCTCAGCAAATTCGAGAAGGCGACGGATGAGGAGAAGCAGCAGGCCGACGTCATGAGCAGGTCCACGACCTTCTTCAGAGACGGAATGCGGAAGCTGATGCGGAACCCGCTGGCGGTGGCCTCCATCGTCGTGCTGGCTCTGATCATTGCGACGATCGTCGTTGCCCCGGCTGTCGTCCCCTACAGCTACTCGGAGATCATCCGCGTAGACGGGAAGCGCGACCGCGGCGCCAAGAACCTCGGCCCCTTCGAGTATTCGGAGAATGAACAGAAGTATATGGAAAAGACGGGAAAGAAGCTCTTTCCTCACATCATGGGAACCGATTCGCTGAGCCGCGACTATTTTATCCGCGTTGTCTACGGGACGAGAATTTCTCTGTTCGTCGGTGTCTTCGCGGCGATCCTCGTGCTCATCATCGGCGTGGTCTACGGATCCATATCAGGGTACGCCGGAGGGCGGGTGGACCTCATCATGATGCGGATTGTTGACGTGATCTACTCGCTGCCGGACATGCTGATCATCATCCTCCTCTCGGTGGTGCTCAACGAGACGCTGACGAACAGCAAGAACAAGCTGGTCCAGTCTCTTGGATCCAACATGATCTCGATCTTCATCGTCTTCGGCCTCCTGTACTGGGTCAGCATGGCCCGGCTGGTCCGCGGCGAGATCCTCACCATCAAGAACAACGAGTACATCCTCGCGGCGAAGGCGGTCGGCGCGAGCTCGGGCCGGATCATCCGGAAGCACATCATCCCGAACTGCGTCAGCGTCATCATCATTACGACGGCGCTGCAGGTGCCGTCGGCGATTTTCACCGAATCCTTCCTTTCCTTCGTTGGCATGGGCGTCAAGGCCCCGATGCCGTCGCTGGGCTCGCTGGCCAACGCGGCCCGGCAGGGACTGCAGAGCTACCCGATGCAGCTGGTGTTCCCGGCTGTCACCATCATCCTGATCGTGCTGGCGTTCAACCTGCTGGGCGACGGTCTGAGAGACGCATTTGATCCGAAACTGAGGAGGTAA
- a CDS encoding ABC transporter permease translates to MAKYIVKRVILAIVSILVICMITFFAMNAVPGGPFNSEKALSPATKKALEARYNLDKPVPEQFIIYMKGILHGDFGVSLKTGRDISTTIRNCFGVSATIGGLAALFAVIIGIILGALAALFRNRWPDRVIIFFTTLFTAMPSFVFATFLLMIFCIQLKVLPVWDASSRSLILPVISLAAYPTAYITRLTKTSMLDVLGQDYIRTARAKGVPTVRVIFKHALRNALIPVITYVGPMLASILTGSLVVENIFTIGGLGQQFVQSISNRDYPMIMATTIFLAVIMIVMNLLSDILYKVVDPRITLD, encoded by the coding sequence ATGGCAAAGTATATTGTAAAGCGGGTGATTCTCGCAATCGTATCCATCCTGGTGATCTGCATGATCACATTCTTCGCCATGAACGCTGTACCGGGCGGACCGTTCAACTCGGAAAAAGCGTTGTCGCCGGCGACCAAGAAGGCTCTGGAGGCAAGGTACAATCTCGACAAGCCGGTGCCTGAGCAGTTCATCATCTACATGAAGGGCATCCTGCACGGAGATTTCGGCGTCTCACTGAAAACCGGGCGCGACATCTCGACGACGATCCGCAACTGCTTCGGCGTCTCCGCCACCATCGGCGGGCTGGCCGCTCTGTTCGCCGTCATCATCGGTATCATTCTGGGAGCGCTGGCCGCACTGTTCCGAAACCGCTGGCCGGATCGGGTGATCATCTTCTTCACCACCCTCTTCACGGCCATGCCGTCCTTCGTCTTCGCGACTTTCCTGCTGATGATCTTCTGCATCCAGCTGAAGGTGCTGCCGGTCTGGGACGCCAGCAGCCGCTCCCTGATTCTTCCCGTCATCTCGCTGGCGGCCTATCCGACCGCCTACATCACGCGACTGACCAAGACGAGCATGCTGGACGTGCTGGGGCAGGACTACATCCGCACCGCCCGCGCCAAGGGCGTACCCACTGTCAGAGTGATCTTCAAGCATGCCCTCCGGAACGCGCTGATTCCTGTGATCACATATGTCGGACCGATGCTGGCCAGCATTCTGACAGGATCGCTGGTCGTCGAGAACATCTTCACCATCGGCGGACTCGGACAGCAGTTCGTCCAGTCGATCTCGAACCGTGACTATCCGATGATCATGGCGACGACGATCTTTCTGGCGGTGATCATGATCGTGATGAACCTTCTCAGCGATATCCTTTACAAGGTCGTCGACCCGAGAATCACTCTGGACTAA
- a CDS encoding peptidylprolyl isomerase — MDNPVVTITMADGGVIRAELYPDTAPNTVRNFISLVKKGFYDGLIFHRVIPGFMIQGGDPTGTGMGGPGYEIRGEFSTNGFDNGLRHTAGVLSMARAMDPDSAGSQFFIMHADAPHLDGQYAAFGKVTDGMDVVNRIAETETDWNDRPKADQVMKTVTVETFGTDYPEPEKA; from the coding sequence ATGGACAATCCAGTTGTCACGATCACGATGGCGGACGGCGGCGTGATCCGGGCTGAGCTTTACCCGGACACTGCTCCGAATACGGTCCGCAACTTCATCTCTCTGGTAAAAAAAGGATTCTACGACGGACTGATCTTTCACAGAGTGATTCCGGGGTTCATGATCCAGGGCGGCGATCCCACCGGAACCGGCATGGGCGGTCCGGGCTATGAGATCCGCGGCGAATTCAGCACCAACGGCTTCGACAACGGGCTCCGCCACACCGCGGGTGTGCTCTCGATGGCCCGTGCGATGGACCCTGACTCCGCCGGCAGCCAGTTCTTCATCATGCACGCGGACGCGCCCCATCTCGACGGACAGTACGCCGCCTTCGGCAAGGTGACGGACGGAATGGACGTCGTCAACCGGATCGCGGAGACGGAAACGGACTGGAACGACCGTCCGAAGGCAGATCAGGTCATGAAGACGGTCACAGTGGAGACCTTCGGAACGGATTATCCGGAGCCGGAGAAGGCCTGA
- the hprK gene encoding HPr(Ser) kinase/phosphatase: MKTVVSLQKLADALKLQNLTPEIDMKQIQLTTPDINRPALQLTGYYDHFVKERVQIIGYVEYSYIMQLPDAERERIYDRFISSGIPCVIFTTLTEPSEDMLSISRKYGVPTLVTERTTSSFMAEIIRWLGVELAPSISVHGVLVDVYGEGVLIMGESGIGKSEAALELVRRGHRLVSDDVVVIRKVSDVTLVGSAPNLTRHFIELRGIGIIDVKTLYGVEHVKDTQSIDLVIKLEDWSRDREYDRLGLQEEYTEFLGNKVVCHSIPIRPGRNLAVIVETAAVNHRQKKMGYNAAQELYRRVQENMSNPKGTETT; encoded by the coding sequence ATGAAAACCGTAGTCAGTCTTCAGAAACTGGCGGACGCGCTGAAGCTCCAGAATCTCACGCCCGAGATCGACATGAAGCAGATTCAGCTCACGACGCCGGACATCAACCGGCCGGCTCTTCAGCTGACCGGCTATTACGACCACTTCGTGAAAGAACGGGTTCAGATCATCGGGTACGTGGAATATTCCTATATCATGCAGCTGCCCGACGCCGAGCGGGAACGGATTTACGACCGTTTCATCTCGAGCGGGATTCCCTGCGTCATCTTCACGACGCTGACCGAGCCATCGGAGGACATGCTGTCGATCTCCCGGAAATACGGCGTGCCGACGCTGGTGACGGAACGCACGACCAGCTCCTTTATGGCGGAGATCATCCGCTGGCTGGGCGTGGAGCTGGCTCCCAGCATCTCCGTCCACGGCGTGCTGGTGGACGTCTACGGCGAGGGCGTCCTCATCATGGGCGAGAGCGGAATCGGGAAGAGCGAGGCCGCTCTTGAGCTGGTCCGCCGCGGACACCGTCTCGTGAGCGACGACGTCGTCGTCATCCGCAAGGTCTCCGACGTCACGCTGGTCGGCTCCGCGCCGAACCTCACGCGGCACTTCATCGAGCTGCGGGGCATCGGCATCATCGACGTGAAGACGCTCTACGGCGTCGAGCACGTGAAGGATACGCAGTCCATCGACCTCGTCATCAAGCTGGAGGACTGGAGCCGCGACCGCGAGTACGACCGTCTCGGCCTTCAGGAGGAATACACTGAGTTTCTCGGCAACAAGGTGGTCTGCCACTCGATTCCGATCCGGCCGGGCCGCAATCTTGCCGTCATTGTCGAAACCGCCGCGGTCAACCACCGCCAGAAGAAGATGGGCTACAATGCCGCGCAGGAGCTGTACCGCCGGGTACAGGAGAATATGTCCAACCCGAAAGGAACGGAGACGACCTGA
- a CDS encoding PBP1A family penicillin-binding protein codes for MKSKANSKHEDGKFRKRRPRKKRGVIRSVLRGFLFAVLFLLVIGGAAAAGVISGWISSAPDVDSISISPSGYATYIYDADGRQMQKLTTSDSNRTAVSLSQVPVSLQHAVVAIEDERFYQHGGIDIRGILRAAVQGVRNGFHFSEGASTITQQLIKNNVFTDWTGETTMLEKLKRKVQEQYLAVKLEKKLKNKDLILENYLNTINLGAGTYGVEAASRKYFNKDVSALSLSEATVIAGITQNPAKYNPIRHPEANAERRKRVLTKMAEQGYIKQTEMNECLADDVYQEIADAQEAARTTENTVYSWFVDALTGQVVKDLEERGGYSETQAYQLLYSGGLRIYTTQDQSLQAICDEEYAAMTEFAEGSESSLVLMDQSTGAVKAIVGGSGKKTASLTLNRAVSVKRQPGSTFKILSTYAPAIDSGKRTIGSYECDEPYAYADGTEVHDAEEGYLGWIPLRQAIVHSVNVVAVKVLTAITPKAGLEMLEKFGFTTLDEKKDAGQALALGGITNGVTNLELTAAYAAIADGGVYMPPAFYTKITDMNGNTVIDNSSPEKTQVISRETAWILTDAMKGVVSDGTGTDLQLDSAMAVAGKTGTTSSYRDLWFVGYTPYYTMGIWYGYDDNTVIPEGEQSRIAHKLLWKRIMDRIAADETVRDFEKPETVRRMKLCGLSNMLPSETCQYISDDYVADRYVPTEICNVDGDGLLSEGQDEPRTLTPEGNPTSAPEKAVTSAPTPAVTVVTPTENPDAPVLHPDEDSARPSADSDSSAPASEPAGTPPPAESGDSGTPDSQPDDGDSTQAVG; via the coding sequence ATGAAAAGCAAAGCCAATTCGAAACATGAAGACGGAAAATTCAGAAAAAGACGGCCGCGAAAGAAGAGAGGCGTGATCCGCAGCGTGCTGCGGGGCTTCCTTTTTGCGGTCCTTTTTCTGCTTGTGATCGGAGGGGCAGCGGCGGCCGGCGTCATCAGCGGGTGGATTTCCAGCGCGCCTGACGTGGATTCGATCAGCATCTCCCCCAGCGGATATGCAACCTACATCTATGACGCGGACGGACGCCAGATGCAGAAGCTGACGACCTCGGATTCCAACCGGACCGCGGTTTCGCTCAGTCAGGTGCCGGTCTCTCTTCAGCACGCGGTGGTCGCGATCGAGGACGAGCGGTTCTATCAGCACGGAGGGATCGATATCCGCGGCATCCTGCGGGCGGCGGTGCAGGGCGTCCGAAACGGCTTCCATTTCTCAGAGGGTGCGAGCACGATCACGCAGCAGCTGATCAAGAACAATGTCTTCACGGACTGGACCGGCGAGACGACGATGCTGGAGAAGCTCAAGCGCAAGGTGCAGGAGCAGTATCTCGCGGTGAAGCTTGAGAAAAAGCTGAAGAACAAGGACCTGATTCTCGAGAATTACCTCAATACGATCAACCTCGGAGCCGGAACCTACGGCGTGGAGGCCGCGTCGAGAAAGTATTTCAACAAGGATGTGTCGGCTCTCAGCCTCTCCGAGGCGACCGTGATCGCAGGCATCACGCAGAATCCGGCGAAGTACAATCCGATCAGGCACCCAGAGGCCAACGCGGAGCGGCGGAAGCGCGTGCTCACGAAGATGGCGGAGCAGGGCTACATCAAGCAGACCGAGATGAACGAATGCCTTGCTGACGACGTTTATCAGGAAATTGCGGACGCGCAGGAAGCCGCCCGGACGACGGAGAACACGGTATACTCGTGGTTCGTCGACGCGCTGACCGGCCAGGTGGTGAAGGATCTTGAGGAGAGGGGCGGCTATTCCGAGACGCAGGCCTACCAGCTTCTGTATTCGGGCGGCCTCCGGATCTATACGACGCAGGACCAGTCCCTTCAGGCGATCTGCGACGAGGAGTACGCCGCCATGACGGAATTCGCGGAAGGGTCGGAGTCGTCTCTCGTCCTGATGGATCAGTCCACCGGAGCCGTGAAGGCGATCGTAGGAGGCAGCGGGAAAAAGACCGCGTCGCTGACGCTGAACCGGGCGGTCAGCGTGAAACGTCAGCCCGGCTCGACCTTCAAGATCCTCTCGACCTACGCGCCCGCGATCGACAGCGGCAAGCGGACGATCGGCTCGTACGAGTGTGATGAGCCGTATGCGTATGCGGACGGCACAGAGGTACATGACGCGGAGGAGGGCTATCTGGGCTGGATTCCGCTCCGGCAGGCCATCGTGCATTCCGTCAACGTGGTCGCCGTCAAAGTGCTGACCGCGATCACGCCGAAGGCAGGACTCGAGATGCTGGAGAAATTCGGATTTACGACGCTCGACGAGAAGAAGGACGCGGGCCAGGCGCTGGCACTGGGAGGCATCACCAATGGTGTGACGAACCTGGAGCTGACTGCGGCCTATGCGGCGATCGCAGACGGAGGCGTGTACATGCCGCCGGCCTTCTACACGAAGATCACGGACATGAACGGGAACACGGTCATCGACAATTCGTCGCCGGAAAAGACGCAGGTCATCAGCCGGGAGACGGCGTGGATCCTGACGGACGCGATGAAGGGCGTCGTCTCCGACGGAACCGGTACGGACTTGCAACTCGACAGCGCGATGGCTGTCGCCGGTAAGACCGGAACGACATCCAGTTACCGCGACCTCTGGTTTGTCGGCTATACGCCCTACTATACGATGGGCATCTGGTACGGCTATGATGACAACACGGTGATCCCGGAGGGGGAGCAGAGCCGGATCGCCCACAAGCTCCTCTGGAAGCGGATCATGGACCGGATCGCGGCGGACGAGACGGTCCGGGATTTCGAGAAGCCGGAAACGGTCCGCCGGATGAAGCTGTGCGGGCTTTCCAACATGCTGCCGTCCGAGACCTGCCAGTACATCAGCGACGACTATGTGGCGGACCGCTATGTGCCAACGGAGATCTGCAATGTGGACGGGGACGGACTCTTAAGCGAAGGACAGGACGAGCCCCGGACGCTGACGCCGGAAGGAAATCCGACATCGGCGCCCGAGAAAGCCGTGACCTCCGCGCCGACACCGGCGGTCACCGTGGTGACGCCGACGGAGAATCCGGACGCGCCGGTCCTGCATCCGGATGAGGACTCGGCCAGGCCATCCGCCGATTCAGACAGCTCCGCGCCGGCTTCCGAACCGGCCGGAACCCCTCCGCCGGCGGAATCCGGCGATTCGGGGACACCGGATTCACAGCCGGACGACGGGGACAGTACGCAGGCTGTTGGCTGA
- a CDS encoding IMPACT family protein → MDFRTIRTNGTSEIIEKKSRFLGEAVRVGTPDEAEAYLASVRKRYYDARHRCFAYVAGEPGSPAEVTRTSDDGEPSGTAGRPMLEVLTGRGLHGCLLVVTRYFGGTLLGTGGLVRAYTAAARDAVGAAGIVTVRQGVRLRIRCPYTQLGRLSYRLAKEGIPVTGTEYGEGVTVEVLPAAGRKDFVLALVTELTDGAGQVEVLGPAVFEEPCGEEG, encoded by the coding sequence TTGGACTTCCGAACCATCCGAACCAACGGCACGTCCGAAATCATCGAAAAAAAATCACGCTTCCTCGGGGAAGCGGTCCGCGTCGGCACGCCGGACGAGGCGGAGGCGTATCTCGCCTCTGTCCGGAAGCGCTATTACGACGCCCGTCACCGCTGCTTCGCCTATGTCGCCGGCGAGCCCGGCTCTCCGGCGGAGGTGACACGCACCAGCGACGACGGCGAGCCCTCGGGCACAGCTGGCCGGCCGATGCTGGAGGTTCTGACCGGCCGCGGACTGCACGGCTGTCTGCTGGTCGTCACCCGCTACTTCGGCGGCACGCTGCTCGGCACCGGCGGACTCGTCCGGGCCTACACGGCCGCAGCCCGTGACGCCGTCGGGGCCGCGGGAATCGTCACCGTCCGCCAGGGCGTCCGTCTGCGCATCCGCTGCCCCTACACACAGCTGGGCCGGCTGTCCTACCGTCTCGCGAAGGAGGGGATCCCGGTGACCGGCACCGAATACGGCGAGGGCGTGACCGTCGAAGTCCTTCCCGCCGCCGGCCGGAAGGACTTCGTCCTTGCCCTGGTCACCGAGCTGACCGACGGCGCCGGCCAGGTCGAGGTTCTCGGGCCGGCCGTCTTCGAGGAGCCCTGCGGCGAAGAGGGCTGA
- the uvrC gene encoding excinuclease ABC subunit UvrC — MHNAKDEIIYVGKAVNLRNRVRQYFQSQKNKTPKVIRMVSQIDHFEYIVTDSELEALVLESNLIKENRPKYNTMLKDDKSYPFIRVTLGEAYPRVVMARRMKKDASKYYGPYPTAGAVHDMIDLVRRLYRIRSCSKQIVPGQPARERPCLNYYIGQCDAPCQGNIPEESYRKRVEQAVDFLNGNTKDEISRLTRRMEEASGAMQYEEAAACRDLIQSIRVIGERQKITGSDGNDRDVIALAADTVKEANSSMGRTEAVAQVFFVRDGKLIGREHFFLTAEDTDDPARILRNFIAQYYAGTPFVPKELMLEQDVPERALLEEWLTKRRGSKVSIRVPQRGMKEKLVEMARENAVNALQRDRERMQREALRTVGAVREIADLLGLESADRMEAYDISNISGFESVGSMVVYDQGRPKRTDYRKFRIRTVQGPNDYASMEEVLTRRFQRAKDGSAGFSRLPDLILMDGGRGQVHIAEKVLHAMQLAIPVAGMVKDDYHRTRGLWYREREVPIRRDSEGFRLITRIQDEAHRFAIEYHRLLRSKGQVRSVLDDIEGIGTVRRKALLRAFGSAEGIRDASLDELKHAPSMNAAAAAKVYAFFHPEPSGNGTRANAGTEEA, encoded by the coding sequence ATGCACAACGCGAAGGATGAGATCATCTATGTCGGCAAGGCTGTGAACCTCCGGAACCGGGTGCGGCAGTACTTCCAGAGCCAGAAGAATAAGACGCCGAAGGTGATCCGCATGGTGTCCCAGATTGATCATTTCGAGTATATCGTCACAGACTCGGAGCTGGAGGCGCTGGTGCTCGAGTCGAATCTGATTAAGGAGAACCGGCCGAAGTACAACACGATGCTCAAGGACGACAAGAGCTATCCGTTTATCCGCGTGACGCTGGGCGAAGCGTATCCGAGAGTCGTGATGGCGCGGCGGATGAAGAAGGATGCGTCGAAGTACTACGGCCCGTATCCGACGGCGGGCGCTGTGCATGACATGATCGATCTCGTGCGGCGGCTGTACCGCATCCGCTCCTGCTCGAAGCAGATCGTGCCCGGTCAGCCCGCCCGGGAACGGCCCTGCCTGAATTATTACATCGGCCAGTGCGACGCGCCCTGCCAGGGCAATATCCCGGAAGAAAGCTACAGGAAACGGGTGGAGCAGGCGGTTGACTTTCTCAATGGCAACACGAAGGATGAGATCAGCCGTCTGACACGGCGAATGGAAGAAGCGTCCGGGGCGATGCAGTATGAGGAAGCCGCCGCGTGCCGCGACCTCATTCAGAGCATTCGCGTGATCGGGGAAAGACAGAAGATCACCGGATCTGACGGCAACGACCGCGACGTGATCGCGCTGGCCGCGGACACGGTGAAGGAAGCCAACAGCTCGATGGGGCGGACGGAAGCGGTGGCTCAGGTCTTTTTCGTCCGGGACGGAAAGCTGATCGGACGGGAGCATTTCTTCCTGACCGCGGAGGACACCGACGATCCGGCCCGGATCCTCCGGAACTTCATCGCCCAGTACTATGCGGGCACGCCGTTCGTCCCGAAGGAGCTGATGCTCGAGCAAGACGTGCCGGAGCGTGCGCTGCTTGAAGAGTGGCTCACGAAGCGCCGAGGAAGCAAAGTTTCGATCCGGGTGCCGCAGCGGGGCATGAAGGAGAAACTGGTGGAGATGGCACGGGAGAACGCAGTCAACGCGCTCCAGCGCGACCGGGAACGGATGCAGCGCGAGGCGCTCCGGACAGTCGGGGCGGTCCGGGAGATCGCGGATCTGCTCGGCCTTGAATCGGCGGACCGGATGGAAGCGTATGACATCTCGAACATCAGCGGATTTGAATCGGTGGGATCGATGGTCGTCTACGATCAGGGCAGGCCGAAGCGGACGGATTACCGGAAGTTCCGAATCCGCACGGTGCAGGGGCCGAATGACTACGCGTCGATGGAGGAAGTGCTGACGAGGCGCTTTCAGCGGGCGAAGGACGGATCAGCCGGTTTTTCGCGGCTGCCGGATCTGATCCTGATGGACGGCGGACGCGGCCAGGTGCATATCGCGGAGAAGGTGCTGCATGCTATGCAGCTGGCGATCCCGGTGGCCGGGATGGTGAAAGACGACTATCACCGGACGCGGGGACTCTGGTACCGGGAGCGGGAGGTGCCGATCCGGCGGGATTCGGAGGGCTTCCGGCTGATCACACGGATTCAGGACGAGGCGCACCGGTTCGCGATCGAGTACCATCGCCTGCTTCGCAGCAAGGGCCAGGTCCGCTCGGTTCTGGATGACATTGAAGGGATCGGAACCGTCCGCAGAAAGGCGCTGCTCCGCGCCTTCGGGTCGGCGGAGGGAATCCGTGACGCGTCGCTGGACGAGCTGAAGCATGCGCCCTCAATGAACGCCGCGGCGGCGGCGAAAGTGTACGCGTTCTTCCATCCGGAACCGTCCGGAAACGGGACACGGGCCAACGCCGGTACGGAAGAGGCCTGA
- the ftsH gene encoding ATP-dependent zinc metalloprotease FtsH, which yields MDNQNNQQPRGGGNRNNRQSLLILLVCILVSMLCMSLFSGLFADSSSRKISYDEFIRMLDSGEVRKVVINTDTIDITPKSASGSPVIVKYYTTRTEDVTALTTRLEKAGVTFEKKANSVAMGVLETLLSFLIPFIFFLVLMNILMGRMNRGGGMMNIGKSRAKSYVQKNTGVTFKDVAGEDEAKESLQEVVDFLHNPGRYVEIGAKLPKGALLVGPPGTGKTLLAKAVAGEANVPFFSLSGSEFVEMFVGVGASRVRDLFEEAKKNAPCIIFIDEIDAIGKTRDSGRFGGNDEREQTLNQLLAEMDGFDSSKGLLILAATNRPEVLDPALLRPGRFDRRIIVDRPDLKGRVAILKVHAKDVAMDDTVDLDAIALATGGAVGSDLANMINEAAILAVKNGRRAVSQKDLQDAVEIVLVGKEKKDRILGKEERRIVSYHEVGHALLTALQKNAEPVQKITIIPRTMGALGYVMQVPEEEKFLSTKKELEARLVVALGGRAAEEIVFDTVTTGAANDIEQATAIARAMITQYGMSEKFGLMGLASQESQYLDGRAVLNCGDETATEIDHEVMALLKRSYDQSLALLRAHRKTMDRIAAFLIERETITGKEFMRIYRECEGIPDPDGPADDGGEPGSPEQAEKTAEAGQKSDGAGAVNEAPAPENRAESQTAGNAPGEQRNDVPEPGTEDQAGPEEKMPVPETGHHPDPEDADAEPDEEPERTAETEEPAESPEAAVRSTEEELAASVKAVVEERRRTQEEAERSEERDESGPEPETEEAPGNRAEANGSGEDGEPEDQDFWDSIRKI from the coding sequence ATGGACAATCAGAATAACCAGCAGCCTCGCGGGGGCGGCAACCGGAACAACAGACAGTCTCTTCTGATCCTTCTGGTATGCATCCTCGTCAGCATGCTCTGTATGAGCCTGTTTTCCGGGCTGTTCGCCGATTCGTCGTCGAGAAAGATCTCGTATGACGAGTTTATCAGGATGCTGGACAGCGGCGAGGTCAGGAAGGTCGTGATCAACACGGACACCATTGATATCACGCCGAAATCTGCCTCCGGATCACCTGTGATTGTGAAGTACTACACGACGAGGACGGAGGATGTCACCGCGCTGACGACCCGGCTGGAGAAGGCGGGCGTCACCTTTGAAAAGAAGGCGAACAGCGTTGCGATGGGAGTGCTGGAAACACTGCTCAGCTTCCTGATCCCGTTCATCTTCTTCCTCGTGCTCATGAATATTCTGATGGGGCGCATGAACCGCGGCGGCGGGATGATGAACATCGGAAAAAGCAGGGCCAAATCCTATGTTCAAAAGAACACCGGCGTGACGTTCAAGGACGTGGCCGGCGAGGATGAAGCGAAGGAGAGCCTTCAGGAAGTGGTGGACTTCCTGCACAATCCGGGCCGCTACGTGGAGATCGGCGCGAAGCTGCCGAAGGGCGCGCTTCTGGTCGGCCCTCCGGGCACCGGCAAAACCCTGCTGGCGAAAGCGGTTGCCGGGGAGGCGAACGTTCCGTTTTTCTCGCTGTCCGGCTCCGAATTTGTCGAGATGTTTGTCGGCGTCGGAGCGAGCCGGGTCCGTGATCTTTTTGAGGAGGCGAAGAAGAACGCCCCCTGCATCATCTTCATCGATGAGATTGACGCCATCGGCAAGACGAGAGACAGCGGCCGGTTCGGCGGAAATGACGAGCGGGAGCAGACGCTGAATCAGCTCCTCGCGGAAATGGACGGATTTGACTCCTCGAAGGGACTTCTGATTCTGGCGGCGACGAACCGGCCGGAGGTGCTGGATCCCGCGCTGCTTCGTCCGGGCCGCTTCGACCGGCGGATTATTGTGGACCGGCCGGATCTCAAAGGCCGCGTCGCGATTCTCAAGGTGCACGCGAAGGATGTGGCGATGGACGACACGGTGGATCTCGACGCCATCGCGCTGGCCACAGGCGGCGCCGTCGGTTCCGATCTTGCCAACATGATCAACGAGGCGGCGATTCTCGCGGTCAAAAACGGACGCAGGGCTGTCTCTCAGAAGGATCTGCAGGACGCGGTCGAGATTGTACTCGTAGGCAAGGAGAAGAAGGACCGGATCCTCGGAAAAGAGGAACGCCGGATCGTCTCGTACCATGAAGTGGGGCACGCGCTGCTCACGGCTCTTCAGAAAAACGCGGAGCCGGTTCAGAAAATCACGATCATTCCCCGCACGATGGGCGCGCTCGGCTACGTCATGCAGGTTCCGGAGGAGGAAAAATTCCTCAGCACGAAGAAGGAGCTGGAGGCCCGGCTTGTGGTGGCGCTGGGTGGACGGGCGGCCGAGGAGATCGTCTTCGATACTGTGACGACGGGTGCCGCCAACGACATCGAGCAGGCGACGGCCATCGCGCGTGCGATGATCACACAGTACGGCATGTCCGAGAAGTTCGGGCTGATGGGGCTCGCCTCTCAGGAAAGCCAGTATCTGGACGGCCGCGCGGTGCTGAACTGCGGCGACGAGACGGCGACGGAGATCGACCACGAGGTGATGGCGCTGCTGAAGCGCTCGTATGACCAGTCACTGGCCCTTCTCAGGGCGCACCGGAAGACGATGGACCGCATCGCCGCCTTCCTCATCGAGAGGGAGACGATCACCGGGAAGGAATTCATGCGGATCTACCGGGAGTGCGAGGGAATCCCGGATCCCGACGGACCGGCGGATGACGGCGGAGAGCCGGGCTCTCCGGAGCAGGCTGAGAAAACGGCGGAAGCCGGGCAGAAGAGTGACGGTGCCGGGGCTGTGAACGAAGCGCCGGCGCCGGAGAACCGTGCTGAATCGCAGACCGCAGGAAACGCTCCGGGAGAGCAGCGGAATGACGTGCCGGAGCCGGGCACGGAAGATCAGGCAGGGCCGGAGGAGAAAATGCCGGTGCCGGAGACCGGTCATCATCCGGATCCGGAGGATGCGGACGCAGAGCCGGACGAGGAGCCGGAACGGACCGCAGAGACGGAGGAGCCGGCTGAGTCTCCGGAAGCCGCCGTGCGCTCGACCGAGGAGGAACTGGCGGCGAGTGTGAAGGCGGTGGTCGAGGAACGCCGCCGGACGCAGGAAGAAGCCGAACGATCCGAAGAACGGGATGAGTCCGGACCAGAGCCGGAAACGGAAGAGGCCCCCGGGAACAGGGCGGAAGCGAACGGATCCGGGGAAGACGGAGAGCCGGAGGACCAGGATTTCTGGGATTCCATCCGGAAGATCTGA